A genomic stretch from Desulfurococcaceae archaeon MEX13E-LK6-19 includes:
- a CDS encoding RNA 2'-phosphotransferase — translation MTKNIYKCRVCGKYIEEPFHCGKQAILLLDARHRVRLSKLLSGLLRHYPWEARLRIVEEGWVSIDELVEGIRKYWRNKELYQWVTREHIIAVATLDPKGRFEIREDKIRARYGHSIDVSIEYQLEYPSMRLYHGTSVDKLPSILREGLKPMKRKFVHMTTSYEDAFENAKRHGTPVVLVVDVDCLKKHYIPVYRASKTVYLAPHVPPECIRKKEKW, via the coding sequence TTGACAAAGAACATCTACAAGTGTAGGGTTTGCGGTAAATACATTGAGGAACCATTCCATTGTGGTAAACAAGCCATCTTACTTCTTGATGCTAGACATAGAGTTAGATTAAGTAAGCTGTTATCGGGTCTGCTGAGACACTATCCCTGGGAAGCACGACTCAGGATTGTTGAGGAGGGCTGGGTTTCCATAGACGAGCTTGTTGAGGGTATTCGAAAGTATTGGAGGAACAAAGAGTTATACCAGTGGGTTACACGTGAACACATAATAGCCGTAGCTACTCTTGACCCCAAGGGGCGTTTTGAAATACGCGAAGATAAAATAAGAGCTAGATACGGGCATAGCATAGATGTCTCTATTGAATACCAGTTGGAGTACCCAAGTATGAGACTATATCATGGCACGAGTGTCGATAAATTACCTAGCATACTCAGGGAAGGACTAAAGCCCATGAAGAGAAAGTTTGTTCACATGACAACTAGTTATGAAGATGCTTTCGAGAACGCTAAGAGACACGGTACCCCCGTAGTACTTGTAGTCGATGTTGATTGCTTGAAGAAACATTACATACCAGTGTATAGGGCTTCAAAAACAGTATACCTAGCCCCACACGTCCCCCCAGAGTGTATAAGGAAAAAGGAAAAGTGGTAA